One Dreissena polymorpha isolate Duluth1 chromosome 9, UMN_Dpol_1.0, whole genome shotgun sequence genomic window carries:
- the LOC127846324 gene encoding uncharacterized protein LOC127846324: MQMVYYAKQNSLADKHEKFYERITYGGNHSKSSSKRERNYSFFLCSRSETNHPSFILRLCSEINYNFILMSRSNIKYSIVRSRSERNYSFIRSTRSERNYSFISSTRSDRNYSFISSTRSDRNYSFISSTRSDRNYSFISSTRSDRNYSFILSTRRERNYNFIRSTRRERNYNFIRSTRRERNYNFISSTRSDRNYSFIRSTRSDRNYSCIASTRSDRNYNFTRSTRRERNNNFIRSTRRERNYNFIRNTRIDRNYSFIRSTKSERNYNFIRSTRRERNYNFIRSTRRERNYNFISSTRSDRNNIFIRSTRSERNYSFIRSTKRERNYNFISSTRSERNTSFIRRTRSDRNYSFIRSTRSERNYNFIRSTRRERNNSFIRSTRSERNYNFIRSTRRESNNSFIRSKRSERNYNFISSTRSERNYNFISSTRSERNKNFISSTRSERNYSSILSTRRERNYSSILRSRSERNYSFITSTRSETNYSFSTSTRSERNYSFVSIRRSERKENN, encoded by the coding sequence taTGGAGGAAACCATTCCAAAAGCAGCTCCAAGCGCGAGAGGAACTACAGCTTCTTCCTCTGCTCGAGGAGCGAAACGAACCACCCAAGCTTCATCCTTAGGTTGTGTAGCGAAATCAACTACAACTTTATCCTCATGTCCAGGAGCAATATCAAATATAGCATCGTCAGATCGAGGAGCGAACGAAACTACAGCTTCATCAGAAGCACGAGGAGCGAAAGGAACTACAGCTTTATCAGCAGCACGAGGAGCGATAGGAACTACAGCTTTATCAGCAGCACGAGGAGCGATAGGAACTACAGCTTTATCAGCAGCACGAGGAGCGATAGGAACTACAGCTTTATCAGCAGCACGAGGAGCGATAGGAACTACAGCTTTATCCTCAGCACGAGGAGAGAAAGGAACTACAACTTTATCCGCAGCACGAGGAGAGAAAGGAACTACAACTTTATCCGCAGTACGAGAAGAGAAAGGAACTACAACTTTATCAGCAGCACGAGGAGCGATAGGAACTACAGCTTTATCAGAAGCACGAGGAGCGATAGGAACTACAGCTGTATCGCAAGCACGAGGAGCGACAGAAACTACAACTTTACCCGCAGCACGAGGAGAGAAAGGAACAACAACTTTATCCGCAGCACGAGGAGAGAAAGGAACTACAACTTTATCAGAAACACGAGGATCGATAGGAACTACAGCTTTATCAGAAGCACGAAGAGCGAAAGAAACTACAACTTTATCCGCAGCACGAGGAGAGAAAGGAACTACAACTTTATCCGCAGCACGAGGAGAGAAAGGAACTACAACTTTATCAGCAGCACGAGGAGCGATAGGAACAACATCTTTATCAGAAGCACGAGGAGCGAAAGGAACTACAGCTTTATCCGCAGCACGAAGAGAGAAAGGAACTACAACTTTATCAGCAGCACGAGGAGCGAAAGGAACACCAGCTTCATCAGAAGAACGAGGAGCGATAGGAACTACAGCTTTATCAGAAGCACGAGGAGCGAAAGAAACTACAACTTTATCCGCAGCACTAGGAGAGAAAGGAACAATAGCTTTATCAGAAGCACGAGGAGCGAAAGAAACTACAACTTTATCCGCAGCACGAGGAGAGAAAGTAACAACAGCTTTATCAGAAGCAAGAGGAGCGAAAGGAACTACAACTTTATCAGCAGCACGAGGAGCGAAAGGAACTACAACTTTATCAGCAGCACGAGGAGCGAAAGGAACAAGAACTTTATCAGCAGCACGAGGAGCGAAAGGAACTACAGCTCTATCCTCAGCACGAGAAGAGAAAGGAACTACAGCTCTATCCTCAGGTCAAGGAGCGAAAGGAACTACAGCTTCATCACCAGCACAAGGAGCGAAACGAACTACAGCTTTAGCACCAGCACGAGGAGCGAAAGGAACTACAGTTTCGTCAGCATCAGGAGGAGCGAGAGGAAGGAAAACAACTGA